GGTCAGGCCTGAGAGAGTAATCATTTGTTCAGACTCTACTGCAGCTCTAAATGGTTTGAACTcaaaagaaacaataagagatgATCTGTTGATGGAAATAAATATGATAATGCGTAGAATACAAAGAGGGAATTCAAGTACAGTTTTGTTGGGTTCCTGAGCATGTTGGTGTGGAGGGTAATGAGAAGGCACACAAGTTTGCAAAGAAAGCTCTGAAActaaatgatgaaataatgaataatgaaataatgattgTCCCTTTGGAAAAGGTGAGGCCAAATCATTAATAAGAAAAGCAGTGAGGGATTCGTGGCAGAAGAAGTGGGACACAGATACCAAAGGGAGACACTATCACAGTATACACAAATCAATCAAGGTGAAGGTTTTCAAAGGGCAGTgcagaagagaggaagtgatTTTTTCCAAGACTAAGATTTGGACATACTGGATTAAAATCAACTCTATTTAATGGCAAAGTGCGAATCagataaatgtgatgtttgtaaTGTTCCTGAAGATGTTGAGCATGTTATTATGAGGTATGAGGTAGAGTTAGTAGCAAATATAATTTAGAGTGGAACATATTACAAGATAAGATATACGAGCTAGGTCGGGTATGGAATTTGGAAGGGATTTTAGGGATGGGTGAGAAAATGAGGCAATGTTGCCGGGCtctctttatttatcttaaagATACAGCGTTAGATAGTAAGATATcgggtttctttttttaaattaatttattttaattaatttattttattttttcttactgcTTAATTTCTTTGATGTAACAAGAAGTACGTAAAACGCTGATGCTACACACTCCggtacagtaggtggcggtatgcACCTATTCAcgtcagaagaagaagaagaagaagaagaagaagaagaagaagaagttgtaTTTGCTAGGAATAGTCGGCGCGAATTCGTCAAGTATTACGGTGGTCCTCCCAAAACATGATGCGTGGAGCTGAAAACTAGGTAAGCAGTCACTCCAGAACATGTCATACCAGTTTTTGTAATTCCTTATAACGACgcaaaacaaaccacaacacacTCAGCTGGTTCCTGGCTAACGTTAGATAGTTGTTAATGTGCTGTTTAGCTTGTAGCGTTGGTAAGCCGTATAAGCTAGTTTAATATCTCAACCGTTACTTACGGCTGTCAGTATTTTCGTTTAGCTTGCTGCCACAAGAAATGTGACGATAGCAAATCATTTAGCTGAAGAACAAAGATCGCTGTTTAACGTCCAGATAGCAGCTTGGCTCTATGCCAATAACtatggtgtgtgttttctttcagtttcctTTACACCCAAAAGTAGGTTAAGTgcccaaaatgtctaaaaggGAAAGCATCTCTGTCAGTGACAACCCCCACAAACGATACAGACCTGCGGAGGAGGCAGATGTGGAGGACGCAAATGTTAATGATGGTGACCAGGGTGATCATCTGCTGAATAAGCAGGTTTGTACTGTCACTGCCGTGTTGTAAAGTCAGTGTTCCTACACAGAAattatatctttttttgtttccctttaaTTCTGTTGCTCTTTGTTGATCCTCTAAGAATgtcagaaaaaataagaaactcACAAGGTATATATTAGATCTGTGTAATACATGTGGCATGTTTTGGAGAGAAGTGACATAAATACATAACTGATGTTTAGGTGCAATGTGCTGGTGAGGTGGTGAGTGACGCAGGGCTTGTGGAGAGCATCACACTGAAGAACTTCATGTGCCACTCTCTCCTCGGCCCGTTCACTTTTGGTTCCAATGTCAACTTTGTTGTCGGCAACAATGGAAGTAAGTGTAACCGCTCAACAAGTGAGGTATTCCAGGAAAGAGGATTTATAAAGAATTCAGATCACTTGAACTGAAAGCAAGATAAGCAAGATTTTGGTGCTTCCATCAGGTAAACAGTGTTTACAACATTTCAGACCCATTTCAGAAAGATTATAAGAGATGAGCACAGATACAATGAACTAATCAGTCATTTCCTGTggtgtgattttgttttcatcaactCCACACAATAAACAATTAGacattggttttgtttgtggtggtggattttgcttttcttcttttataatatttctttcttCATACTATGTGTTTAATATGTGCTCTGCAAATATCCATAATTGATGTGATCAGTGCTTGACGCCTcaattctgttgtttttagtgGTGCAAGCGCATTGATCATGGATCATTTTGTTAACCCTAAGTTGGATCTGTTAAATGACTTAAATCTAAATCATGTATTTATGTTAGCTTAAGTCAGGATTTTTATTATAGGTTAACCTTCTTTCTGGAATATCCTCTGttcttttgtgtctgtcttaTCTTCCATTTAGCTCTTTTGTTTATTACAGTgtcttaatatttttttctgtgcacAAACTGCTTGTGTGACAGGTGGAAAGAGTGCCGTTCTGACAGCTCTCATAGTTGCTTTAGGCGGGAATGCACAGGCCACAAACAGAGGATCATCCCTCAAGGGTTTTgtgaaggaaggagaaaggTAAACCTTGCACCATCATGGGATATCATGGGATGTACTTTCTTCTTTGTCACGCTCTTTCATAGACAGGTTCAGGCAAAATTCAGTGAATATCCCGCCCCCACTCGGCACAAAAATTCTAGTGGGAACAAATCTCTCATTAAGGCTTCTTTGCTTACCAGTACTACACATCTGAGAATGCATCAAAGttatattgtctttttctttgagaCAGTAGGACTCTCAAATTCCATCATAAATGTGAAATTGTAACCTCTATTAAAAGTTCACTTGACTCGCAATCaatttaatgtgtgtttctctgtttcctcagCTCAGCCGATGTATCAATCACCCTGCGTAACAAAGGAAGGGACGCTTACAAATCTGAGGTGTATGGTTCAGCCATCATTGTGGACCTGAGAATAACACGTGAGGGGTTGAGAACTTATAAACTGAGAAGCAAAGCAGGTAAAGACCATGAAGAATTAtagattaccccccccccccccccccccccccccccccccccccaagtatTTTGGTAAGACATTACTGCTACTACAACAATATATCATATTTAAGTAGTAATTTTAAGTATTAACcacctttttaaacatttataaacAATTTATGACATCAAAACCAAAATACATACAGAGCGCAAGAACAAGTATGGTCATAGTCAATCATCAGAAAATCAATTGGCAACTATTGTGATAATGGATGAATCACTGATCTATTTTTTTCCACCAAAAAGTTTGGCCTTTTGATGAGTTGATGGTTCCAGCCtattaaatgtgagaatttgctgcctCTCTTGTCATTGTAGTAACCTGGGTTATGAACTCTTGGTCAGACAATTTGATTACGTCACCTCTGGCTCTAAGAAATCTTCACTAATTTCTTAAGATTTATAGACCAAAGGATTATTGATTTTCCTCCTCTTACAGGTCAACTTATctcaaacaaaaaggaagagcTCATATCCATCCTGGACAATTTTAACATACAGGTATGAGCTATGCAAATCTTATTCAGTACAATGTTGTTTCGCTACAACAATATTTAATTCCCATGCGATAAACCTCCTGTTACTGTGTTAGTGAGAGGGAGTCATTATTAACTTGTTTATTTACAAAGGTCAACAATCCTGTGTCAGTTCTCACTCAAGAGATGAGCAAATACTTCCTACACTCCAAAGGAGAGGGGGATAAATATAAGGTATGTATGACTACATTTCTTAAATGAGAATCTTTTATCTCTTGTTTTGTGAACTTTGACTGAAACTTTGAATCGTTTCAAACTTGCAGTTTTTTATGAAAGCTACCCAACTGGAGCAGATGAGAGAGGACTTTATCTACATCAAAACCACCAAGCATGTCACAGAGGATAAAGTTGAGCAACATAGTGAAGTAAGAATCTACCTGACTTGTTCATATTTACAGAAGCTGTAACCGatattttacaataacaatgtgtcaaTTGACAatctgaaaacaatgtgacgAAGTGAAAGGTGTCCTTCGTAGGGATGAACCTACAAAAAATCATCACACCAATTTGCAGCTCTGCTTGACTTAAAAATCAAGCGAGTTTCatctcattgtttagctgtccggtCCATAAGTGTACTATTTTGGTCCACTCTCACAGCATTGGTTTCgactgttttcagcaaaaaagctctatAAActcactgcacactacctgccgagcaccaaacatcagacagacacagttagcatccagctgatgaacatagtggagcatttagcagctaaagagccatttccctcaagagttgAGACTacagtggagaccaaaaacagagttaaaagagactgaatattggatttacattcatcaggtagCCAggaacacaactccaaatgaagcataatgttgctctgtaactgctagatgtgtaaataagcaactgtttgctaacaagttcaccgtATCAACTTTCACGTTAAGGCTTAGGACTGTTTAATCCTTTGACTTTGACTGATGGTAAAGCATAGCTTATATGACcatatatgattattatttgaCAGTGCTTGAAAGACTTAAAGCGGAAGTACCTGGAGAAAGAGGACTGTTACAAGAGCCTGGCATCACTTGATGAAATGCACGCCAAGCTGGAGGAGTTGCAGAAGCAAATGGCTTGGGCTTTGGTGAGATCATTTTCTCCCAATTTGTTGCTCCCAACCCGCTGCCTCATGTCCCTATGAAACTAGATTAGTGCAATAATTACTAAAAATGATAATTCATCGAAATATTTTGGACTATGACTTAAATGTTGCAGGTGACTGAAatggagaaggagatggagcCAATGAAGGAGAAGCTGCGGTCAGACAGACGTGCTACAGAGAAATATGATGAGAAAGTGGAAGAATGGAAGGTAAGATGCGTCTGTTGTACTCACCATGAAATCAAGAGTTAAAAACTCCATATAACACAAGTGTATTTGATTCTCATCAACAACCAGGACTCATAACCCCTAAAGTCTAAGGATAACACAAGTGTCatgaagtgtatgtgtgtttttagtatAACTGttatatataactataactGTTGAATAGCAACTACTTCTGTTTGATAGCTCACTCCACAACAGCCCTCTTCTGTGCTCTAACCTTTAACCCCCTACTTCTCCGATAATAATGCAGAATAAGGTTGAGGAGGCTGAGAAGAAGCACAAGCAGATCCAGGAACAGTTGGAGGGGATCACCCAGCAAGTCCAGGAGCTCCAGCCCAAATGCACTGAACTCAAGGCCGAGGCCCAGAGACAAAATACCCTTCTCCAGTCCAGCgaggtcagagttcagacaATGCGTTAGTCAGTCAATGGGTTCACTTTCATATGAGCACTGGAAGTGATTTTAGGTTGTAACTGTTGGCTAAGAGAATGCAATAGAGAGATGTGACCTTTTTAAGTCGAGTTGCCTCAAATGTGATGTTCACTGGCATATGAGGCTTTGTTTACAGTGCTGAATGGTGTCTTAGCAACAAGGGTGTTCAGGCCTCCCAGCCAATTAGGTAGTTATGAACATGGAAGTAGGGGCAATGATTTATCTATGATATAGTCCAGCTATGGCACAGCAAGATATTTTAATCAACAGCTCAACATTGCAATTCCAGTTGCTAACATTCCTTTATTTGGTTAATGTGGTCCAGATAAAGtcaactcaactcaactcaatGCATTTTTAACTGAAAATGTCTAGCAGAGTAAAAATCTGTGTGTCATAACTTCCCACATTGTCGTCTTGTCAGATACAATCTAGGGCAGAGCTGTTAAGAGTTGTTAAGAGTTATTGTTATCATTGTGATGCTTGTTGTGTAACTGACCAGTGTTTCAAATCTTCAATTATGTGTGTGAGCTAGGTCACTGTCCACAGATGCAAGGCTAACCTAAGGGACCTGGAAAAGGACAAGGTTCAGCTGTCTTCCAGGATAAATGATGTCAAGCTGAGGTATGACCTCATCTTGttgtcatgtcctctgtattgCATAcaagttgaaacatttatttatgctttgccttccaatttttgttttttttattcctctagCATCAGTCAAACAACAGGAGCAGAGAGCCAGGCCAGGACGGAGCGTATGGAGCAGATACAGGCTGAGCTGGAAAACCTGAGACACCAGATCTCCACTCTAGGCCAGCAGATTGACCAGTATCAGCACGCCTGCAGCGGTGCcaaggaagaaaaaggaaagatgaGGTAGGAAAATAGTAAATTACTAAATAACTGGGCACTGAAGATAAATTAATCATGCATGCGTTACCAGTGAGTGTTGGTTCCAGGGGTTGTTCAAGAACCTGCCAGACAGTGAGTTTTGAAGTTGAGTTGGAAGAAAtgtattggggtttttttggacAGGAAGAGAATCTCATTCACAAATCACACTATTATGTGGCCCTTCTGATTGATTCTGCCAGTAATTCAATATGTAAATACAACAGAATTGGGGGTCCCCTGGTCTTTTAGTCGAGACAGGCCCAATCCCCTTAAAATGTCTATAAACTACAAAACACTGATAGGTGGACCAGCCTAGATTATTAGCTCCTACTAGCTAGGAGAAGATCTATTGGTCTGTAGGATACATACTGCAGTGCACCTCTAACATAATGAAAACACCCAAATCCTTCTGCCTTCAGGAGAGAGCAGGAAACTTTCCAGAGGTCCATTGATGCCAACAGAAGGAACCTGCAGACGATGGAGAGCAGTCGGTCCAATCGCCTGCGCCGTTTTGGAGAGCACATGCCTGCACTCCTCAACGCCATCCAGGAAGCCCAGAAAAGAGGACAGTTCAAGCACAGACCTCGAGGACCTCTGGGTAAGACTCAGTGCCCAGTTGTGCATAGGTGAAAATGTTTGTCACAAAGGCCTTGACTCCTTTCTCAGCCTTTTGAATCACAAAATCATGCGTAACGAGCATAATGAAACACCGAAAGCTACAGTACACTTTGCCTGGTGGTATAATAAGatacatatataatatgatgTGTTCTCCTTCTACCAGCTGTGCCAAAAGCCCAACCAAAACGCGACATCTGTCACTAGAATGCACTTCTAACTTGCCTTCTCTTTTCATATTTCCTTCCCTTCTACAGGTTATCTTATTAGCCTGAAGGACCCAGAGTTGGCCCTGGCTGTAGAAGTATGTCTTAAAGGCCATCTGCAGGCCTTCACTTGTGATAACCACGAGGATGAGAAGGTGCTGCAGGGCCTCATGAGCCAAGTGTTCCCACATGGCCGTAGACCTGCCATCATCACAAGCCATTTTCTCCCATGTGTCCATGATACAAGAAAGAGGTAAAGACGTGCAGGAaattcacaaaaacatttatcaaaagCTTGTCTCAGTTTTACTGCATTGATTGGGGGGAAAAGCTTGAAGTTTCCTCCCTCACATAGAACAACAGCATTGGTCAGCTTAAATGAATGTTACAATATGCTGCGGGAGTGATTTGAGAAatttctgtggatgtttttgacttttattctgCTGTTACAATTGGAGTACATATTAACTGAAATCAAGATGTGAAATCAAGCCAAACACAGGTGGGTCTGAGTCTATGATTTAAGCTTAAGGGATACATTTTGTATGCAGTATCACTCTAACAGTGCAAGAATATCTGAAAACTTTTAATCAACAGCAgtcttggtttgttttgtctttgtgtcagGGCCGTGAATCACCCTGAATACCCCTCTGTGCTTCAAGCTCTAGAAATTGAGGACCCAGTTGTGGCCAACTGCCTGATTGATCAAAGGGGCATAGAGAGCATTCTGCTCATTAAGGTAACAATCAGAAAAGTCCCAGTGACATGAGATATGTAGCCATGTATTTGAAGCTGATGTAACCTATCTGCCTTGACCGATTAGATATATCTTTTGTGTCACTCTACGTACAATGAGGGTAAAGaacactgatctcagacctgctgttCCTATAGTACGTTTATGTTTTAACCAACAGACGCTGGTGAGGTTTCCAACCGTTATATATTGTAGCTGGACTTGCAATACACTGGCCGAAACCCTGACAAGATTTggtgtatttacatgtttttttattgcgtggttgtgtgtggttgtgtgtggttgtgtagAACCGTACAGAGGCTCGGAGGGTGATGCAGGGAAAAACCCCTCCACCGAACTGTAACCAGGCCTTCTCTAAGGAGGGAGATCAGATCTTCAGTAACCGTAGTTACACTGCTGAGCAGACCAGAGCCAACTACCTCTCAGGAGATGTTGAGGAGGagatcaggtgtgtgtgttgtgtgtgtgcagactaaTTTTACCTGATGAATAAATCAGAGTAAGAACTTCACTTCTGGATACCTTTGATCACAAGGGGCGTCTTCAGCTGTGACAACTGCTACGGTGTCCCTTATTAAATATTACCATGTTATATTCAGAAAGACAGTTTATAGATGATGGACTACAGTTATTATAGAAAAGATATGAAGGGTGTACATGTCACAGCAATGAGTAGTTGTACAAAGCTGTGCTCCTGTCTTCTGTTTTAATTCCTTCTCGGTCTCTTTGaccctgttttctcctctcttggttcccctcttttctctcaggcacctgcagagggagatggagaacCAGAGAGGCCAGGCGGCTCGCTTCCAGCAACAGATGAAAAAGTTAGATGAAGACATCAAGCAGAACGAAGGGCTGCTGAGAAGAACCCACATAGAGCAGAAGACAACCAAAGTAACACTTTTACCTCTCACAAATCAGTATTCATCCCCATCAAATGATGGGGGCTTCTTCTGGATTTTCAGTTGCAATTCAAAATGGGGTTTTTTGCATTGTCagattttgtcattatttaatAGAAACTGTTATTTCAAACAGATGCctacatataaaataaacagatgccTTTTAGttggaaaaatgaaataaaacaaactgtaatttcTAGTATTGTACTCTTGCGTGATTATGAATTTGCTCCTGAAGTTTGTGTATCTGTTCTAGGAAAAGGCCACAAAGCTACAGCTGGAGCTGACAGACCTACAAAATGTGGAAGAACCCCAGTCAGAGGACCTCAGGCCCCTGGTTTGTACAGAACACATCAATGCAATACAATAATCAGACCTGATTGACTGAAATCTCAGTAGATACACACAACCCAGAAAATGTGGAATTTTGCCTGAAGAAACAATAAACCACAATAAAAGTATGATCTCCAGGGAATTCACATTTAAGTCTGTAATATTTTTGCAGTCAGCAAGCACAGACGCTCCATGTGACTTGCTGCTGTCACCACTCTATTACAGGAGGAGGATCTTCAGGAGATCGTTACTAAGATCTTGTCCGGGCGCACAGAGTACGATGAGGCACGAGCTCAGATGGCTAAGCACAAGGCCTCCTATGAGAATGCAGATCAGGAGTACAAGCAGCACAAAGAGCAGATCAACACGGTCGCTGAGGAGGCCGACTCCAAAAAGGTAAAAAACTGTAGACCAACCCCAGGTGTTCCGGTGTCTTGTCATTGGGATAAAAGAAAGATTTAGATTAGCTTTACCCTTAGCTTTCATTGTAAGTAAACCTTTCAATTCTACTTGTGGGATTCCGAAATCTCAACATGTCAAACTAATGAAGCAACTTTTCTGCCTccttagaaaaaaaatgttgaatgttatAAGCTTACATGGTGAGTCAAGTGGTATGTGAATATAGCATACATATCCTGTCAATACTTTTGTTTGAGGCTGTTTATAGCAGAGACCCGCACCTATACGGCAGTGGGCTACTGTGAATGCAAGATTAATTTCCatgtatgcatttattttccttccaaATCATTCTGATCTGAAGACGCACACTCAGCAGTTGTAGTTCTCATTCAGAAACTGGCTGATGATTATTTATGTGTTAACTGACCATATGTGTCAATGGGAACAGCACAAGTAGCACATTTAGCCTCATCTGTAAAATACTTGCTGTTTCAAATACAAGTTTAGAGCATTTGTCCCTGCAAATATTTACTGCAAAAGTCTTTCATTGGCACCTCCTTATTTGTTCTCATAAATGAGGTTTAATTAGATTTCCGATGGTGTCTCAGGTCATTGGAGAGTTAATGATTTGCTGGGATTTGCTTTTCCTGCCAAAGAGCTGCAAAAAGTTTTAAGTTTGCTTAATTACACAAAGGTCTTAATCAAGGGTTAAATTCGAGAGTCATAGAGCATATGTCCAAATTTAAtccagctgaaaaaaaaaattaattgtgCCAAAATGTTGCTATACCCTGGCCATTTGGGGATTATTCTCAGCACAGTCTCAGCTGCCCACAGAAGCTCACGTGGTTACTCTTTGTGTGCTTGTCCTTTGTGTCCTGCTACAGGAGGAGCTGACTAAGATTGATCAGGAGGTTATGAAGTGCAAGCATCACAAGAAACACTATGATGAGAAACGCAGTGTCCATCTCCGCAACATACAGACCCTCGAGGCCTGCCTGGAAAGCAAGGAGCAGGAACTTCAGGTATGCTATACAGAGATACTGTACTTCATTGCTGATTTAAAAAATTTTAATCACTACATGAAGTTTAAGATCAGAGAAATACTTTCATCATATGCACACAGCGACACAGTGTCGCAATATTCAGACAAAAGCAACACCATTTTTCTTTGGTTGTTTAGTAGCCTTGGAGTAGTGTTAATCTAtagcaggggtattcaactaaagttagagaaatgcacagatttgattggctgagtagcatcacgtgggctggcgtaagtcgtatgcaattggtctgtgagtttcttgagccgctaaaccagcgccgcaaagactagaaaagctgcgccggctAAAATAGGAGCGCCcccatcaaaatttaaaatcccttaataatttattgattataggtccgggtccgtataggacggcgtctgggtccggactcgggCCGCGgcccgcctgttagtgacccatgatCTATAGTATACCTTGTTTTTGTAAGTTTAGATAACCATTAAATTGTTAGTTGTAGATTGTAGTTTCACTTGCATTGAGTCTCAGAAGTTGATGATTTGTATAACCCTGCGGTTCAGACATCGGTGGCCAAGGCCACAGAAATCTGTCCAGAGCGCCTGGAAGTACGACGGACAGCCCGGAGTCTGGACAGTGAGATCAGCCGTCTCAAGGTTAAGATCACTACCCAGCAGAAACAACAGCCGGACCGAGAGGAGGTTGTGAAGTATGTTACTCAGACTCTTGTATCAGATGATAATGTAGTAATTGACGTGTAGTGACACCTCATTGACACTATTATGAAATGTCGCTacgtacatatacatatttgtaTAAGCTGAAGTACAGCAACCCCACACATCAGTTAATTCATGTTGTTTCGTGTACACCTTCCTGTCTCTTACTCTTTTCCTACTCATCTTTCCCTCACCCAGGCAGTATCAAGAGGCTCTGGGGAACTACAAGAACATGGCACAGCAAATGAAGAACCTCAACAGCTTCATCAAAAGTCTGGATAGTGTTATGAACCACAGACTCCAGGCTTACGCAGAGCTCAGGAGGTATGCTATTGACATATTGTATCCTGGAAAATGGCCTTTACTCTGCCATtgctggagaaaatgtgaaattaaaaactctttaatttggttttatttagtTACATTTCTCTTCAAGCTAATAGATTAACAATAAGACAGAAACCTGTGACACCTGCCCTTCCTTCCTTGTCCATTTGATCCCTTTTCTCTGCATCTCTTGGTGTCTCAGGTTCCTCTCGGCCCGCTGTAAATACTACTTTGATAGCATGCTGGCCCAGAGAGGATATACTGGGAGGATGACCTTTGACCACATGAACGAAACCCTCTCCATCTCAGTAAGAATGACGTTTTATTCATCAGTCAGACAACACTTGAGCCTCATTTGCCCTCTAAAAATGTACATTGAGGTGttattttatgtaacatttgTGAATTGTTAGTCACATGAGTTGTCTTTGATGTCACGAGACATGACTGCTACAGCTTTTAAGCCAGGTGGTGTAAAGTGAAATGCcctcaaacaaactgatttcTCATCCACTCCCCTGCAGGTGCAGCCAGGCCAGGGAAACGTAGCTGACCTGAGTGACATGCGCTCCCTGTCCGGAGGCGAGCGCTCCTTCTCCACTGTttgctttgttctctctctATGGGCCATCACAGAGGCGCCATTCCGCTGCCTTGACGAGTTTGATGTTTACATGGTAATAAGAGCCAGTTTT
The DNA window shown above is from Enoplosus armatus isolate fEnoArm2 chromosome 19, fEnoArm2.hap1, whole genome shotgun sequence and carries:
- the LOC139302127 gene encoding structural maintenance of chromosomes protein 6 isoform X2, giving the protein MSKRESISVSDNPHKRYRPAEEADVEDANVNDGDQGDHLLNKQVQCAGEVVSDAGLVESITLKNFMCHSLLGPFTFGSNVNFVVGNNGSGKSAVLTALIVALGGNAQATNRGSSLKGFVKEGESSADVSITLRNKGRDAYKSEVYGSAIIVDLRITREGLRTYKLRSKAGQLISNKKEELISILDNFNIQVNNPVSVLTQEMSKYFLHSKGEGDKYKFFMKATQLEQMREDFIYIKTTKHVTEDKVEQHSECLKDLKRKYLEKEDCYKSLASLDEMHAKLEELQKQMAWALVTEMEKEMEPMKEKLRSDRRATEKYDEKVEEWKNKVEEAEKKHKQIQEQLEGITQQVQELQPKCTELKAEAQRQNTLLQSSEVTVHRCKANLRDLEKDKVQLSSRINDVKLSISQTTGAESQARTERMEQIQAELENLRHQISTLGQQIDQYQHACSGAKEEKGKMRREQETFQRSIDANRRNLQTMESSRSNRLRRFGEHMPALLNAIQEAQKRGQFKHRPRGPLGYLISLKDPELALAVEVCLKGHLQAFTCDNHEDEKVLQGLMSQVFPHGRRPAIITSHFLPCVHDTRKRAVNHPEYPSVLQALEIEDPVVANCLIDQRGIESILLIKNRTEARRVMQGKTPPPNCNQAFSKEGDQIFSNRSYTAEQTRANYLSGDVEEEIRHLQREMENQRGQAARFQQQMKKLDEDIKQNEGLLRRTHIEQKTTKEKATKLQLELTDLQNVEEPQSEDLRPLEEDLQEIVTKILSGRTEYDEARAQMAKHKASYENADQEYKQHKEQINTVAEEADSKKEELTKIDQEVMKCKHHKKHYDEKRSVHLRNIQTLEACLESKEQELQTSVAKATEICPERLEVRRTARSLDSEISRLKVKITTQQKQQPDREEVVKQYQEALGNYKNMAQQMKNLNSFIKSLDSVMNHRLQAYAELRRFLSARCKYYFDSMLAQRGYTGRMTFDHMNETLSISVQPGQGNVADLSDMRSLSGGERSFSTVCFVLSLWAITEAPFRCLDEFDVYMDMVNRRISMDMMLKVAAGQLYRQFIFLTPQSMSSLPESKTIRILRLKDPDRGLNNSQRSQEEDQ
- the LOC139302127 gene encoding structural maintenance of chromosomes protein 6 isoform X1 — translated: MSKRESISVSDNPHKRYRPAEEADVEDANVNDGDQGDHLLNKQVQCAGEVVSDAGLVESITLKNFMCHSLLGPFTFGSNVNFVVGNNGSGKSAVLTALIVALGGNAQATNRGSSLKGFVKEGESSADVSITLRNKGRDAYKSEVYGSAIIVDLRITREGLRTYKLRSKAGQLISNKKEELISILDNFNIQVNNPVSVLTQEMSKYFLHSKGEGDKYKFFMKATQLEQMREDFIYIKTTKHVTEDKVEQHSECLKDLKRKYLEKEDCYKSLASLDEMHAKLEELQKQMAWALVTEMEKEMEPMKEKLRSDRRATEKYDEKVEEWKNKVEEAEKKHKQIQEQLEGITQQVQELQPKCTELKAEAQRQNTLLQSSEVTVHRCKANLRDLEKDKVQLSSRINDVKLSISQTTGAESQARTERMEQIQAELENLRHQISTLGQQIDQYQHACSGAKEEKGKMRREQETFQRSIDANRRNLQTMESSRSNRLRRFGEHMPALLNAIQEAQKRGQFKHRPRGPLGYLISLKDPELALAVEVCLKGHLQAFTCDNHEDEKVLQGLMSQVFPHGRRPAIITSHFLPCVHDTRKSLGLFCLCVRAVNHPEYPSVLQALEIEDPVVANCLIDQRGIESILLIKNRTEARRVMQGKTPPPNCNQAFSKEGDQIFSNRSYTAEQTRANYLSGDVEEEIRHLQREMENQRGQAARFQQQMKKLDEDIKQNEGLLRRTHIEQKTTKEKATKLQLELTDLQNVEEPQSEDLRPLEEDLQEIVTKILSGRTEYDEARAQMAKHKASYENADQEYKQHKEQINTVAEEADSKKEELTKIDQEVMKCKHHKKHYDEKRSVHLRNIQTLEACLESKEQELQTSVAKATEICPERLEVRRTARSLDSEISRLKVKITTQQKQQPDREEVVKQYQEALGNYKNMAQQMKNLNSFIKSLDSVMNHRLQAYAELRRFLSARCKYYFDSMLAQRGYTGRMTFDHMNETLSISVQPGQGNVADLSDMRSLSGGERSFSTVCFVLSLWAITEAPFRCLDEFDVYMDMVNRRISMDMMLKVAAGQLYRQFIFLTPQSMSSLPESKTIRILRLKDPDRGLNNSQRSQEEDQ